The Nocardioides pantholopis genome window below encodes:
- the nuoL gene encoding NADH-quinone oxidoreductase subunit L, with protein MYALSESVPVVAPATADGVQSLLWLVVALPLLGAAVLLLGGRATDRWGHLLGTATVAASFVVSLVLFVDLTGREESDRQVVQHLYDWIQVGRLDVGMDLLYDPLSALFLLLITGVGALIHVYSIGYMDHDPRRRRFFGYLNLFVASMLLLVLAENYLVLFLGWEGVGLASYLLIGFWQHKPSAAAAAKKAFVINRVGDIGMALAIALLFVTFGTTSFSGVSELTAGASESTLTAVGLLLLLAACGKSAQVPLQAWLLDAMEGPTPVSALIHAATMVTAGVYLVVRSNFVFDLAPHAQTAVVVVATVTLLWGAIIGCAKDDIKKVLAGSTMSQIGYMMLAAGLGPAGYAFAIFHLLTHGFFKANMFLGAGSVMHGMNDEVDMRRYGALRHAMPVTFLTFAMGYLAIIGFPGFSGFWSKDKIIETALAENWLVGLLALLGAGITGFYMTRLMLLTFFTSKRWKEDAHPHESPSVMTGPLVVLAALSVLGGVLLLGGWIESWLAPVVGEVAHHDAPLPALAVTALVVVVVACGVAAAWFLVGRRDVPVTAPREVSLATRAARADLYGDAINDTLVVRPGGALVRDLVVGDRVGVDGLFTGGARVVGGLGGLLRRTQNGFVRSYALSVLGGSVLVVLALLAVNL; from the coding sequence ATGTATGCACTCTCCGAGAGCGTCCCGGTGGTGGCTCCCGCGACCGCCGACGGCGTCCAGTCGCTGCTGTGGCTCGTCGTGGCGCTGCCCCTGCTGGGCGCCGCCGTGCTGCTGCTCGGCGGCCGCGCGACCGACCGGTGGGGCCACCTGCTCGGCACCGCGACGGTGGCCGCGTCGTTCGTCGTCAGCCTGGTCCTCTTCGTCGACCTGACCGGCCGCGAGGAGTCCGACCGGCAGGTCGTCCAGCACCTCTACGACTGGATCCAGGTCGGCCGTCTCGACGTCGGCATGGACCTGCTCTACGACCCGCTCTCGGCGCTGTTCCTGCTGCTGATCACCGGCGTCGGCGCGCTGATCCACGTCTACTCCATCGGCTACATGGACCACGACCCGCGACGGCGCCGGTTCTTCGGCTACCTCAACCTGTTCGTGGCCTCGATGCTGCTCCTGGTGCTGGCCGAGAACTACCTGGTCCTCTTCCTCGGCTGGGAGGGCGTCGGCCTGGCGTCGTACCTGCTCATCGGCTTCTGGCAGCACAAGCCCTCCGCCGCCGCGGCGGCCAAGAAGGCATTCGTGATCAACCGGGTCGGCGACATCGGCATGGCGCTGGCGATCGCGCTGCTCTTCGTCACCTTCGGCACCACCAGCTTCTCCGGCGTCAGCGAGCTCACCGCGGGAGCCAGCGAGAGCACCCTCACCGCCGTGGGGCTGCTGCTGCTCCTGGCCGCCTGCGGCAAGTCCGCCCAGGTGCCGCTGCAGGCCTGGCTGCTCGACGCCATGGAGGGCCCTACGCCGGTCTCTGCGCTGATCCACGCGGCGACCATGGTCACCGCCGGCGTCTACCTGGTCGTGCGCTCGAACTTCGTCTTCGACCTCGCCCCGCACGCCCAGACCGCGGTGGTCGTCGTCGCCACGGTCACGCTGCTGTGGGGCGCGATCATCGGCTGCGCCAAGGACGACATCAAGAAGGTGCTGGCCGGCTCCACGATGAGCCAGATCGGCTACATGATGCTGGCCGCGGGCCTCGGCCCCGCCGGATACGCGTTCGCGATCTTCCACCTGCTGACCCACGGGTTCTTCAAGGCGAACATGTTCCTGGGCGCCGGCTCGGTGATGCACGGCATGAACGACGAGGTCGACATGCGCCGCTACGGCGCGCTGCGCCACGCCATGCCGGTCACGTTCCTGACCTTCGCGATGGGCTACCTCGCGATCATCGGCTTCCCGGGCTTCTCCGGCTTCTGGTCCAAGGACAAGATCATCGAGACCGCCCTGGCCGAGAACTGGCTGGTCGGGCTGCTCGCGCTCCTCGGCGCCGGGATCACCGGGTTCTACATGACCCGGCTGATGCTGCTCACGTTCTTCACCAGCAAGCGCTGGAAGGAGGACGCCCACCCCCACGAGTCGCCCTCGGTGATGACCGGCCCGCTGGTCGTACTGGCCGCGCTCTCGGTCCTCGGCGGGGTGCTGCTGCTCGGCGGGTGGATCGAGAGCTGGCTGGCCCCGGTGGTCGGCGAGGTCGCCCACCACGACGCGCCGCTGCCGGCGCTGGCGGTCACCGCGCTCGTGGTCGTCGTGGTCGCCTGCGGCGTGGCTGCGGCCTGGTTCCTGGTCGGGCGGCGCGATGTCCCGGTGACCGCGCCGCGGGAGGTCTCCCTGGCCACCCGCGCGGCCCGGGCGGACCTCTACGGCGACGCCATCAACGACACCCTGGTCGTCCGGCCCGGCGGGGCGCTGGTCCGCGACCTGGTCGTCGGCGACCGGGTCGGGGTGGACGGTCTGTTCACCGGCGGCGCCCGCGTCGTGGGCGGCCTCGGCGGCCTGCTGCGGCGCACCCAGAACGGTTTCGTGCGCTCCTACGCCCTCTCCGTCCTCGGCGGCTCCGTGCTCGTCGTGCTGGCCCTCCTGGCGGTGAACCTGTGA
- a CDS encoding NADH-quinone oxidoreductase subunit J: MTAFWILAPIMVIAALGILFVRKAVHAALLLAVVMISLAVLYAVLEAPFLFAVQIIVYTGAILMLFLFVVMLVGVDASDSVVETIRGQRVLAILGGLLLGSVLVVALSQVTFGTVVGLEEVNEGGNIEALANILFSRYVFAFETTSALLITAALGAMVLAHRERLTPKPGQQALAAQRLRDHAEKGTSLGPLPAPGVYARHNAVGTPALLPDGTAAGSSVSRVLAARGTVRSAPALAEDIEQVQRSLGGVPGGSGSPGDTSAGSGHHVGNDTGQDYGQITGQDTGQDTGEGGR; this comes from the coding sequence ATGACCGCGTTCTGGATCCTCGCCCCGATCATGGTGATCGCCGCGCTCGGCATCCTGTTCGTCCGCAAGGCGGTGCACGCCGCGCTGCTGCTCGCGGTGGTGATGATCAGCCTCGCGGTCCTCTACGCCGTGCTGGAGGCGCCGTTCCTCTTCGCGGTGCAGATCATCGTCTACACCGGCGCCATCTTGATGCTGTTCCTGTTCGTGGTGATGCTGGTCGGCGTCGACGCCTCCGACTCGGTCGTGGAGACCATCCGCGGCCAGCGGGTGCTGGCGATCCTCGGCGGGCTGCTCCTCGGCTCGGTCCTCGTGGTGGCGCTGAGCCAGGTCACCTTCGGGACCGTCGTGGGGCTCGAGGAGGTCAACGAGGGCGGCAACATCGAGGCGCTGGCGAACATCCTGTTCTCCCGCTACGTCTTCGCGTTCGAGACCACCAGCGCGCTGCTGATCACCGCGGCCCTCGGCGCCATGGTGCTGGCCCACCGCGAGCGGCTCACGCCGAAGCCCGGCCAGCAGGCCCTGGCCGCCCAGCGGCTGCGCGACCACGCCGAGAAGGGCACCTCGCTCGGCCCGCTGCCGGCCCCGGGCGTCTACGCCCGGCACAACGCCGTCGGCACCCCGGCGCTGCTGCCCGACGGCACGGCCGCCGGCTCCTCGGTGAGCCGGGTGCTGGCGGCGCGCGGGACGGTGCGCTCCGCCCCGGCGCTCGCCGAGGACATCGAGCAGGTGCAGCGCTCGCTGGGCGGCGTACCGGGTGGCTCCGGGTCGCCCGGGGACACCTCCGCCGGGTCCGGGCACCACGTCGGGAACGACACCGGGCAGGACTACGGGCAGATCACCGGGCAGGACACCGGGCAGGACACCGGGGAGGGCGGCCGCTGA
- the nuoK gene encoding NADH-quinone oxidoreductase subunit NuoK, whose product MDDVTPFILLSSILFAIGCVGVLTRRNAIVVFMCVELMLNACNLALVAFAKQHGNLEGQVAAFFVMVVAAAEVVVGLAIIMTIFRTRRSASVDDASLLKN is encoded by the coding sequence ATGGACGACGTGACCCCCTTCATCCTGCTCTCCTCGATCCTGTTCGCGATCGGCTGCGTGGGCGTCCTGACCCGGCGCAACGCCATCGTGGTGTTCATGTGCGTGGAGCTGATGCTCAACGCCTGCAACCTCGCGCTGGTGGCCTTCGCCAAGCAGCACGGCAACCTCGAGGGGCAGGTCGCGGCGTTCTTCGTCATGGTCGTGGCCGCCGCGGAGGTCGTCGTCGGGCTCGCGATCATCATGACCATCTTCCGGACGCGTCGCTCGGCCTCGGTCGACGACGCGAGCCTGCTGAAGAACTAG